The following are encoded in a window of Halorarum salinum genomic DNA:
- a CDS encoding SRPBCC domain-containing protein → MTNDTEIETSERSLTVQRRFDAPRERVREAWTDPDQVDQWWGPDGFTTTIDEMESGSSWWSAPTAGRSRLWSVPPIT, encoded by the coding sequence ATGACTAACGACACAGAGATCGAAACGAGCGAACGAAGCCTGACCGTCCAGCGACGGTTCGACGCGCCGCGCGAGCGCGTCCGGGAAGCGTGGACGGACCCCGACCAGGTCGATCAGTGGTGGGGTCCGGACGGATTCACGACCACGATCGACGAGATGGAGTCTGGCAGTTCGTGGTGGTCGGCCCCGACGGCGGGGCGAAGCAGACTCTGGAGCGTCCCGCCGATCACCTAG
- a CDS encoding universal stress protein gives MFAETVERPFGERTSDEFGPMSSEPIVLPDGGERARRTAEWWLVFAETPPATVHRIDVLDRLDSGVIVERDDGGGPVERDRIERPPKNGSTDRAARRHREGASTIDVLHGAPAEVILDYVAANAVDRVVTSVGDRTCRTRSFVGYTFTRAGRAAGVPVTATGRSPRVLRRVEAVERPSSFFTEDVQSG, from the coding sequence ATGTTCGCGGAAACGGTGGAGCGACCGTTCGGTGAACGGACGAGCGATGAGTTCGGACCGATGTCATCGGAGCCGATCGTCCTCCCGGACGGCGGTGAACGAGCGAGACGGACCGCGGAGTGGTGGCTCGTCTTCGCCGAGACGCCCCCGGCGACGGTTCACCGCATCGACGTTCTCGACCGTCTCGACTCGGGCGTGATCGTGGAACGTGACGACGGCGGCGGCCCGGTCGAGCGTGACCGCATCGAACGACCCCCGAAGAACGGGTCGACCGACCGTGCAGCGCGCCGGCACCGAGAGGGCGCGTCCACGATCGACGTGCTTCACGGTGCCCCAGCCGAAGTGATTCTCGACTACGTCGCGGCGAACGCGGTCGACCGCGTCGTCACGAGCGTGGGCGACCGGACGTGCCGTACTCGGTCCTTCGTCGGGTACACGTTCACCCGTGCCGGTCGAGCCGCCGGCGTTCCGGTGACGGCGACCGGACGTTCACCTCGCGTTCTCCGACGCGTCGAAGCCGTGGAACGGCCGTCCTCGTTCTTTACTGAGGATGTCCAGTCCGGCTGA
- a CDS encoding ABC transporter permease yields the protein MPSSEYDDAPATHGFMAFSNVLGVVTGSSRVTGIATNFVQFPLPFASTAFVPIDALPGWLQVASSVNPVTYGVDAARAIMLTGWAWDVIGRSLVVLGTFDLISGAVAVYVLNRASSSAVR from the coding sequence GTGCCGTCTAGCGAGTACGACGATGCGCCGGCAACACACGGGTTCATGGCGTTCTCGAACGTCCTCGGTGTCGTGACTGGTAGCTCCCGAGTGACGGGCATCGCGACGAACTTCGTTCAGTTCCCGTTGCCGTTCGCGAGCACGGCGTTCGTTCCGATCGACGCGCTGCCGGGCTGGCTTCAGGTAGCGAGTTCGGTGAATCCCGTCACCTACGGCGTCGATGCGGCGCGGGCCATCATGCTCACCGGTTGGGCATGGGACGTCATCGGACGATCGCTCGTCGTGCTCGGCACGTTCGATCTGATCTCCGGCGCCGTGGCCGTCTACGTCCTGAACCGAGCGTCGAGTTCGGCCGTCCGGTAG
- a CDS encoding TetR/AcrR family transcriptional regulator yields the protein MSDADGKVTSKDTREVIMEATFRALSKHGYTDLRMRDIGEEMDLTRQVIHYHFDGKYDLMSSFLEYIIDQYEGGVEVPAGADPRTELDARIDQCLFGPEFGEFTHWDRMKVYHELYTQAQNDGQHRETFNEHYGRIRGSIVDVVEEGIERGAFRDVDAERVGQLITDVIHAARGRRISLGHEDAPREARRAVDEFILDSLYVDD from the coding sequence ATGAGCGACGCCGACGGGAAGGTCACCTCGAAGGACACGCGGGAGGTGATCATGGAGGCGACGTTCCGTGCGCTGAGCAAACACGGGTACACGGACCTCCGGATGCGCGACATCGGCGAGGAGATGGACCTGACCCGGCAGGTCATCCACTACCACTTCGACGGGAAGTACGACCTGATGTCCTCGTTCCTGGAGTACATCATCGACCAGTACGAGGGGGGCGTCGAGGTGCCGGCGGGCGCGGACCCGCGGACGGAACTGGACGCCCGGATCGACCAGTGCCTGTTCGGCCCGGAGTTCGGCGAGTTCACCCACTGGGACCGCATGAAGGTGTACCACGAACTGTACACGCAGGCGCAAAACGACGGCCAGCACCGGGAGACCTTCAACGAGCACTACGGACGGATCCGGGGGAGCATCGTCGACGTCGTCGAGGAGGGGATCGAACGGGGGGCGTTCCGCGACGTCGACGCCGAGCGGGTCGGCCAGCTCATCACGGACGTGATCCACGCCGCCCGCGGCCGACGGATCTCCCTCGGGCACGAGGACGCCCCGCGGGAGGCACGCCGGGCCGTGGACGAGTTCATCCTCGACTCGCTGTACGTCGACGACTGA
- a CDS encoding amidohydrolase family protein, producing the protein MTRTIIRNGTVVTLDPEIGELDGGDVLIEDGEIVEVGRGLTASNAEVIDATDHIVLPGFVDSHVHLAQTQVRGIAGDWSLMGEYFDHMLGNITGLYQPEDMYLGGLFGALEKLCTGTTTALDWSYPNSLEHGERAVDALKDAGLRAVYTYGPPGDDAAKWWFNSDVGLPDRNIRELYSEKIRDDDLLSLAIGLRGPDFCTDEIARSDLELARELGALATIHMGAALWPSSVYGADYQGFGAIDDMLGPDVNVAHGNHFSQEDVDHAVEQGVSFSSTPEVEMQMGHGIPVTGKVLAAGGRPTWGVDVCSNISGDMGSQMRIGMQVQRMFDNQEILEGDEEVSEVSITARDTLEMATIEGARALNMEDEIGTLTPGKRADVITVDATDFMTAPSHSPIQTVVFQSDPSHIDTVLVDGEVVKRDGELRNPAVHEEFDRFVRSGRRLIEESGIDP; encoded by the coding sequence ATGACACGAACGATCATTCGGAACGGGACGGTCGTCACCCTCGACCCCGAGATCGGCGAGCTCGACGGGGGCGACGTCCTGATCGAGGACGGGGAGATCGTCGAGGTCGGCCGCGGCCTGACCGCGTCGAACGCCGAGGTCATCGACGCGACGGACCACATCGTGCTGCCCGGGTTCGTCGACTCGCACGTTCACCTCGCACAGACCCAGGTTAGGGGCATCGCCGGGGACTGGTCGCTCATGGGTGAATACTTCGATCACATGCTCGGCAATATCACCGGGCTCTACCAGCCCGAAGATATGTACCTCGGCGGCCTCTTCGGCGCGCTGGAGAAGCTCTGTACGGGGACGACCACGGCCCTGGACTGGTCGTACCCCAACTCGCTCGAACACGGCGAACGGGCCGTCGACGCGCTGAAGGATGCCGGACTGCGCGCGGTGTACACCTACGGCCCGCCGGGTGACGACGCGGCGAAGTGGTGGTTCAACAGCGACGTCGGTCTCCCCGACCGGAACATTCGCGAGCTCTACAGCGAGAAGATCCGCGACGACGACCTGCTCAGCCTGGCGATCGGGCTCCGGGGGCCGGATTTCTGTACCGATGAAATCGCCCGCAGCGACTTGGAACTGGCGCGAGAGTTGGGGGCGCTCGCGACCATCCACATGGGCGCAGCGCTCTGGCCCTCGTCGGTCTACGGTGCCGACTACCAGGGGTTCGGCGCGATCGACGACATGCTCGGCCCGGACGTGAACGTCGCCCACGGGAACCACTTCTCCCAGGAGGACGTCGACCACGCCGTCGAGCAGGGTGTCTCCTTCTCGTCAACGCCCGAGGTCGAGATGCAGATGGGCCACGGGATCCCGGTCACGGGGAAGGTGCTGGCGGCAGGCGGCCGCCCGACCTGGGGCGTCGACGTCTGCTCGAACATCAGCGGGGACATGGGTAGCCAGATGCGGATCGGGATGCAGGTCCAGCGAATGTTCGACAACCAGGAGATCCTCGAGGGCGACGAGGAGGTCTCCGAGGTGAGCATCACGGCCCGCGACACGCTCGAGATGGCCACCATCGAGGGGGCGAGGGCCCTGAACATGGAGGACGAGATCGGGACGCTCACGCCCGGCAAGCGGGCGGACGTCATCACCGTCGACGCCACGGACTTCATGACGGCACCCTCGCACTCGCCGATCCAGACGGTCGTCTTCCAGTCCGACCCGTCCCACATCGACACGGTCCTCGTCGACGGCGAGGTCGTCAAGCGCGACGGCGAACTCCGCAACCCCGCCGTGCACGAGGAGTTCGACCGCTTCGTCCGATCCGGTCGGCGCCTGATCGAGGAGTCGGGGATAGACCCGTAG
- a CDS encoding TatD family hydrolase: MTSTYPTRRPTDASHLDDREPELPRELLNLPWVDVHNHAHTLSWGDRERYALSGCRAMVMVASGYHWTPYKPVRPEDVRFLWDDAINRRAAIERNHFFETGLGLGIHTGVRVEDPDELLDAMDEYCGLDEVVAVGETGVTPSQHASAWGVDEQRAVVGAQMELADAHGLPVILHTPNRSGESGRPYRPGMGTPGYEKNPGPGREPVIDAENPALEAVRIDVEAMRDAGLDEERVVASHADPNNLAYLMEHTDCYLSFTVGHSWLIGVTAADVADAIDEYGPDRIMVDTDCANVLRTDPFALKRAILELWRYGIDEDAIRKVVLENPREVFDLAGSAPVPG, encoded by the coding sequence ATGACATCGACGTACCCCACGAGACGCCCGACGGACGCATCGCATCTCGACGACCGGGAGCCGGAGCTCCCGCGGGAGCTGCTCAACCTCCCCTGGGTCGACGTGCACAACCACGCCCACACGCTCTCGTGGGGGGACCGTGAGCGGTACGCGCTGTCCGGCTGTCGGGCCATGGTGATGGTCGCGTCCGGCTACCACTGGACCCCCTACAAGCCGGTCCGGCCCGAGGACGTCCGGTTCCTCTGGGACGACGCGATCAACCGTCGCGCGGCGATCGAACGGAACCACTTCTTCGAGACCGGACTCGGCCTCGGCATCCACACGGGCGTCCGCGTCGAGGACCCGGACGAGCTACTGGACGCGATGGACGAGTACTGTGGCCTGGACGAGGTCGTGGCGGTCGGCGAGACGGGAGTCACCCCGTCACAGCACGCCAGCGCGTGGGGCGTGGACGAACAGCGCGCCGTCGTGGGGGCCCAGATGGAACTCGCGGACGCACACGGGTTGCCGGTCATCCTGCACACGCCCAACCGGTCCGGCGAGTCGGGGCGACCGTACCGACCGGGGATGGGAACGCCGGGCTACGAGAAGAACCCGGGGCCGGGACGGGAGCCGGTGATCGACGCCGAGAACCCGGCCCTCGAGGCGGTGCGGATCGACGTGGAGGCGATGCGCGACGCGGGGCTCGACGAGGAGCGGGTCGTCGCCTCGCACGCGGACCCGAACAACCTCGCGTACCTCATGGAGCACACGGACTGTTATCTGAGCTTCACCGTCGGCCACTCGTGGCTGATCGGCGTCACCGCCGCGGACGTCGCGGACGCGATCGACGAGTACGGTCCGGACCGGATCATGGTCGACACCGACTGTGCGAACGTGCTCCGGACGGACCCCTTCGCGCTCAAGCGGGCCATCCTGGAGCTGTGGCGGTACGGGATCGACGAGGATGCGATCCGAAAGGTCGTGCTGGAGAACCCGCGCGAGGTGTTCGACCTCGCGGGGAGCGCGCCCGTGCCGGGGTGA
- a CDS encoding WD40/YVTN/BNR-like repeat-containing protein: protein MTLLIGTDEGLFRVEEVPFERDEAEKVLDCEVVTAVDSWDHADGTFVASSTGAYRSRDGGETWEDLGVPLGDRFWHAGESEVWSILATADGALYAGTNDPYVYRSVDDGETWSELKGFRELPSRGHWESPIDPHYARLRALEAVPGRPERLIAGVEAGGIHLSDDGGRTWRDRRDTIVDDVHQVLPISEDVWLATAGYLDHDLENLGLGHAVGEGGLHRTTDAGDSWTRIDAGNDFSYIRRVFVHDGTVFFCGGEEAPPAWVNDDHEAALFESTNFGRDFERVAYPGEPHEIVETWTVHDGDVVCGSGLFDVPDQRDDVEGRIMRRDDGGEYHTVGRIDANVSRIEAL from the coding sequence ATGACGCTGTTGATCGGGACGGACGAGGGCCTCTTCCGGGTCGAGGAGGTCCCGTTCGAACGGGACGAGGCGGAGAAGGTCCTCGACTGCGAGGTGGTGACGGCGGTCGACTCGTGGGACCACGCCGACGGCACGTTCGTCGCGTCGTCGACCGGGGCCTACCGGTCGCGCGACGGCGGGGAGACGTGGGAGGACCTCGGCGTCCCGCTCGGCGACCGCTTCTGGCACGCCGGCGAGAGCGAGGTCTGGTCGATCCTCGCGACGGCCGACGGGGCGCTCTACGCCGGGACGAACGATCCGTACGTCTACCGGTCGGTCGACGACGGCGAGACGTGGTCCGAGCTGAAGGGGTTCCGCGAGCTCCCCTCCCGCGGTCACTGGGAGTCGCCGATCGACCCCCACTACGCCCGGCTTCGCGCCCTCGAGGCCGTTCCCGGCCGGCCGGAGCGGCTGATCGCCGGCGTCGAGGCCGGCGGGATCCACCTGAGCGACGACGGCGGGCGGACCTGGCGCGACCGGCGGGACACGATCGTCGACGACGTCCACCAGGTCCTCCCGATCTCGGAGGACGTCTGGCTCGCGACGGCGGGCTATCTCGACCACGACCTCGAGAACCTCGGCCTCGGCCACGCGGTCGGCGAGGGTGGACTCCACCGGACGACCGACGCCGGCGACTCCTGGACGCGCATCGACGCGGGGAACGACTTCTCGTACATCAGGCGCGTGTTCGTCCACGACGGGACCGTCTTCTTCTGTGGCGGCGAGGAGGCCCCGCCGGCGTGGGTGAACGACGACCACGAGGCGGCGCTCTTCGAGTCGACGAACTTCGGGCGCGACTTCGAGCGCGTCGCATACCCCGGGGAGCCACACGAGATCGTCGAGACGTGGACCGTCCACGACGGGGACGTCGTCTGCGGGTCGGGCCTGTTCGACGTTCCCGACCAGCGCGACGACGTCGAGGGGCGGATCATGCGCCGCGACGACGGGGGCGAGTACCACACCGTCGGACGGATCGACGCGAACGTCAGCCGGATCGAGGCGCTCTGA
- a CDS encoding DoxX family protein: protein MTDDASSNDPPSALGRALYGGILAYMAIDGFRNNDKRVEVARSKGVPMPDVLVPVVTGMLFVANLGILFWKFPRASAGALVVFFLGTTPTIHDFWTMEGEDRQNNKINFLKNVALLGGAVVLLEEASDRDG from the coding sequence ATGACCGACGACGCCTCCTCGAACGATCCGCCGTCGGCCCTCGGCAGGGCCCTGTACGGCGGAATCCTCGCGTACATGGCGATCGACGGGTTCAGAAACAACGACAAGCGCGTCGAGGTCGCTCGCTCGAAGGGCGTCCCGATGCCGGACGTCCTCGTCCCGGTCGTCACCGGGATGCTGTTCGTGGCGAACCTCGGGATCCTGTTCTGGAAGTTCCCGCGGGCCTCGGCCGGCGCGCTCGTCGTGTTCTTCCTGGGGACGACGCCGACGATCCACGACTTCTGGACGATGGAAGGCGAGGATCGGCAGAACAACAAGATCAACTTCCTGAAGAACGTCGCGCTGCTCGGCGGCGCCGTCGTCCTGCTCGAGGAGGCGTCGGATCGAGACGGGTGA
- a CDS encoding D-glucuronyl C5-epimerase family protein: MAESTEAHDSVHISEDIDLRELPYGEWPESDAYPYSAEEAEGLSARTVTNEGTTGLQVVQNARVLTNLSENVRTSDDPVFEEAAERVTDTLVDAARDTEAGLYFAYGYDFELHGNPDLLMEAPWYSGMAQGLLMSSFVRLHRQTGTERYRRLADRTFDSLVPPRESDRREPWVSLIEDGHYWIEEYPRERPAHTLNGKLFGIYGLYEYWCHTGRDDVEKWLLAALTTVDDRIDEFRVPDGLSLYCLEHEGLIDKYHSIHVGQLEELYDVTGHDRFHEAAETFRGDHAP, translated from the coding sequence ATGGCAGAATCGACCGAGGCTCACGACTCCGTGCACATTTCGGAGGACATCGACCTCAGGGAACTCCCCTACGGGGAGTGGCCCGAGTCGGACGCGTACCCCTACTCCGCCGAGGAGGCAGAGGGGCTCTCCGCCCGAACGGTGACGAACGAGGGGACCACGGGGCTGCAGGTGGTGCAGAACGCGCGGGTCCTCACGAACCTCTCCGAGAACGTTCGGACCTCGGACGACCCCGTCTTCGAGGAGGCCGCCGAACGTGTCACCGACACGCTCGTCGACGCGGCACGCGACACCGAAGCGGGGCTCTACTTCGCGTACGGCTACGACTTCGAACTCCACGGGAACCCGGATCTGCTGATGGAGGCGCCGTGGTACTCGGGGATGGCACAGGGGCTGCTGATGAGCTCGTTCGTCCGGCTCCACCGGCAGACCGGCACCGAGCGGTACCGCCGGCTGGCCGACCGGACGTTCGACTCGCTCGTGCCGCCCCGCGAGTCCGACCGACGGGAGCCGTGGGTCTCCCTGATCGAGGACGGCCACTACTGGATCGAGGAGTACCCGCGGGAGCGGCCGGCCCACACGCTCAACGGGAAGCTGTTCGGCATCTACGGGCTCTACGAGTACTGGTGTCACACCGGGCGCGACGACGTGGAGAAGTGGCTGCTCGCCGCGCTCACGACCGTCGACGACCGGATCGACGAGTTCCGGGTTCCGGACGGGCTGAGCCTCTACTGTCTCGAACACGAGGGACTGATCGACAAGTACCACTCCATTCACGTCGGCCAGTTGGAGGAGCTGTACGACGTGACCGGTCACGACCGGTTCCACGAGGCGGCCGAGACGTTCCGCGGCGATCACGCGCCATAG